From Triticum dicoccoides isolate Atlit2015 ecotype Zavitan unplaced genomic scaffold, WEW_v2.0 scaffold48109, whole genome shotgun sequence:
ACTCTCTTGCCGCACTGGTTGACGAGCACCTCGATGGCGATGGGCAGCATGAGGTTGATGTTGAGGGCCTTGACCTTGATGGTGGTGCAAAGGCAGAGAGCAGCGTCGAGGTCGGCAACGCCGGACAGCAGCGGGCAGCATGTATTCCTGGCGCTACTGCCGATCAC
This genomic window contains:
- the LOC119346742 gene encoding 36.4 kDa proline-rich protein-like, which gives rise to PAPAPATSTGKCPVDTLKLLACVDVLNGLLHAVIGSSARNTCCPLLSGVADLDAALCLCTTIKVKALNINLMLPIAIEVLVNQCGKRVPKDFRCPN